A single region of the Cucumis melo cultivar AY chromosome 3, USDA_Cmelo_AY_1.0, whole genome shotgun sequence genome encodes:
- the LOC127148373 gene encoding golgin candidate 2-like, which yields MANWISSKLKAAESILQQIDQQAAESLKKGERPLAVDYLEAAGKAGDILPLKDQLKKKNQVDNDYRGKLRSDLSLNVSRSQDNAISASSKPSPSSKSPTLTDSDWTELLGNFNLSFYYHVNSWIVINGYSCPFCRKGVITKQMTAIEEMVASEYN from the exons ATGGCTAATTGGATCTCCTCCAAGCTTAAAGCGGCCGAGAGCATTCTCCAGCAG ATCGATCAGCAAGCGGCGGAGTCGCTTAAAAAGGGGGAAAGGCCTCTAGCTGTGGATTATTTGGAAGCCGCTGGAAAAGCTGGAGATATTTTGCCTTTGAAGGATCAACTCAAGAAGAAGAATCAAGTAGATAACGATTATCGTGGAAAATTGCGAAGTGATCTAAGTTTGAATGTGAGTAGAAGCCAGGATAATGCGATTTCTGCCTCATCAAAACCCTCGCCGTCGTCAAAATCACCTACTCTAACGGACAGTGACTGGACCGAACTGCTCGGTAACTTCAATCTTTCTTTTTATTACCATGTAAATTCATGGATTGTCATCAACGGATATAGTTGTCCATTTTGTCGGAAG ggagttatcactaaacaaatgactgcaatagaagaaatggttgcaagtgagtacaattag